TCAGATGCCTCCACAGATGCCTCGGTAATCCAGTGCCCCCAGTTTTGGGATTTATTATGGAGATTTTGTTGACATTACAAGTAATGGTAGAGAATATGGAACCAGAAAAGGTAATTCTTTATCCCCAACTTTTCTGGGGCTGTGTAGCCATGATGCACACAGATTTTGTTCATGTGTACTGTCAAGTGTTGGAACTCTTCTTCCGTGTGATTGACCGTTTATCATTCCGGGATAGAACAACGGAAAATGTGCTTCTTTCAAGCATGCCTCGTGATGAGTTTGATACTGTGAATGACACTGGGGATTTTCAACGAAGTGAATCATTAGTATCAGCCAATGGGAATCTGCCAACATTTGAAGGAGTGCAACCTCTTGTGCTTAAAGGACTCATGTCCACTGTTAGTCATGGTGTCTCTATTGAGGTTCTCTCGCGGATCACAGTGCACTCATGTGACTCCATATTTGGGGATGCAGAAACAAGGCTCTTGATGCACATCGCAGGCTTACTTCCTTGGCTCTGCTTGCAGCTCAGTAAGGATACAACAGTGGCTCCTACATCACCTCTGCATCAGCAGTGGCAAAAGGCTTGCTCTGTCGTGAACAACATTGCACTTTGGTGTCGAGCAAAATCCTTGGATGAATTGGCTGCTGTTTTTGTGGCTTATGCCCGTGGAGAGATCAAAAGCGTAGAGAACCTCCTTGCTTGTGTTTCGCCGTTATTATGTAATGAATGGTTTCCTAAACACTCAGCTTTGGCATTTGGGCACTTGCTAAGGCTGTTGGAGAAAGGCCCAGTTGAATACCAGCGTGTGATACTCCTCATGCTTAAAGCTCTTCTCCAGCATACTCCAATGGATGCTTCCCAAAGCCCTCATATGTATGCAATTGTGTCCCAGCTGCTTGAGAGTACATTGTGCTGGGAAGCACTGTGTGTGTTGGAAGCTCTTCTGCAAAGCTGTAGTTCATTATCAGGTTCGCACCTGCACGAGTCAGGGTCCTATGAAAACGGTGCTGAAGATAAGATGCTTGCTCCTCAGACGTCATTTAAAGCTCGGAGTGGACCCTTACAATTTGCAGTAGGATCAGGGTTTGCGTTTACTTCCACACCAGCTTCACATTCTGGAATTGAGTCAGGAATTCCACCAAGAGAGGTGGCTTTGCAGAATACGCGTTTGATCCTGGGGCGAGTGTTGGACAACTGTGCACTAGGGAGGAGAAGAGATTATAGAAGGCTGGTTCCTTTTGTTGCCAATATCGGAAACccataattataaaatatgtATCCATTAGATGCTGCTTTGTGTGTAAATAGACATCATAAATTAGAGGCTCTAGTTAGTGATGTAActtctatgttttttttttttttcccggCAGACTCGGTATTGAGAAGTCCTTAACTTTCTATAACCAGTTGTGTTAGTCCTTAATTGTTTTGTTGCTTCTTTGCAAGTTATAAACCTACTTGCTAGTTCTAGCATCATCATTCTCTGCTAGTCATATATTAGCATAAcagttttgaagcttcttaaaaTTACATTCCAAGAAAATGTGCCAAACATGAACAAACTTTTGAAATTGGTTTCCAAATTTGGTACATGCCTTTAAATTCCTTTTGTTTTTTCTCTTCTTATTTGTAAgggtttgatatttttttttcaacttcTTTCAGAATTGCTTTATCTTTTAATCTGTTGGACACTTCAAATCAGACTGTATGTTCACTGATTGAAGTACTTGTTCTCGTCTTCTAATATCTCTTTGCTTCAACAGTTGCAGAGTCTGTCCAAGTGGTGGATCCTGAGATGGAGTTTTTGATTCTGATCCTGTTATTCTTGATAAATTGACAACTATTCAAGCTTATGTTTGATGTTTACACCATTGttattttttaaacatttatattatatataatcatttggaatatatatatttcattacaTGATTATGAACATTTGACTAGGTGCTGTCTTTGAGGTATCTGGACAGGGATTTAGAAACTTTGGTTCGCTAGCTGTATGTTGATAGAAACAACTAAttgcttgaaaaaaaaaatatcattacgTTGATGTTCATCCTAACAGGCTTAATTATAAGTATTCAGGAGTTTGCTAAGAACTTCCAGCAGATTGTGTTTGCTCACCCTTTCAGAGAATGATTTTAATGGGATCATGTTTCATGTCCACTTTTCAGATCTTGGAGAATCCATTAATACCAAATATGGTTCGTTTTAAGAAGCAAACACTAGCTTACCTAGACCTGTTGCATGGAAACTTTTCTATTGTAACGTTTTAGTGTTCTGTATCCGTTTTCGTTCCATTTCCTAgctattttttagaaataacatttcccaacaaataaaataacattttatgATATCCGTTTCAGTGCAACATATACCTAGACTATAATATAAACTGTAGTTTCAAGTTGAGAGTCCACATGTAATTGCTAACCGGAAAGTCTGATTTAATAGACTATACCATCAAATTGGAAAATCATACAACAAGAGGATACCTATAGCTCACAAATGTCAATTTTACATATATAATAGTTTCAACAGTTCCATTTCTTACTCacatcaagaagaagaacaagaaagaagaaCACAAACTAGAACCAAATGCACATTGGTCCAAAAACTCTTCATCTTTTTTATCAACCCGGCTTTTATACATTTATCTGAGTGCGCGTCTTATTAACTCATAATCATTAGACCCCAGTGGAGAACTCAGATACTGAAATTGGACTCAATAAATTCTAGCAATCAGGTCTCTACACTAGATTGATCATTCACGAGGCGAGGAACTCTTTTTGATTAAAGCATAAGCGTCGCTGTAGATAGCAACTGCATTTGAGAATACGGCAAGGACAATCATGAAGATGGACAAGATCTTGTCCTTCTTGGTTGCTATATTGTGACGATCCCTGAAATGCCAAAGATGAATCAGCGCGACATACAGCATTAAGTTAATCgggaaaaaaaaacagaacatagaACTTGATAATTCAAGTTATAAAGATACAAACGCACCTTAGAGCAATGGAAGCAGGAAAAATGAATCCAAGGCAAACTGCAGCAGTTGCTCCAGTGAATTGGAAAGCATCCCAGATACTTGGAATGAAATTGGCACCCAAGAAGATGACACTGATGAGCGCAATGGTGATTGATGCAAACCTCATGTTTTCCTGAGAAAGAGGCCGCGCTGAGGGAAATAGGAGACCATCCAAGTTGAGTCGTAAGGGGAAGAAGACGACCGGAAATACAAGCATGAGATGAGCAGCATAACTAACACGAACAGCATCATTAAGCAGGGAACCGAAAGGAATGCGGAGATCGGTATCGAAGTTGGCAAGCACATCATCCAGAGTTCCATCGCCAAACAAAAGGAATCCAAAAATGCTGGTCATTATGTAGACACTAGAGCATAAAGCAAGTGATGTTCGTACAACTGATTGTATCTGAGTAGAATCCTCCAGTTCATTATCTATACtgtggactgcaattgaagcaCTAAATCAGTCAATGATTGTCAACTGAATGCTTACAATTGCAAACTCAACAATTaggtaaaaaataaatatgagcACCCAATTCTAAAGTATCTTGCTAATCAATATTAATCTGAACACATTTGCATGAAATAGCACCAACTTCCAATAAAAAGACATCATAACGGAGAGGACTTTAAATTGCAGACATTGGTAGATAGATACCACTTATAAGCCAGagggaaaatataaaaatgtatgACCTTTCCATTACTAGCTTAGttgtttttcataaattaacGAAATTATTCAAGAAACAATTCAGGAATTCACAGAGAAGTGCAAGTAATTCTTAAACAATTGGTCCCATAAGAATATTCAAATCATCATCCCACTTATATCAATTGTCTACATAAGTAAGATACGAATTGAGGCATTTATAACATTACATACCATTGTAGTGGCATATGTATGCTGTGACAAGAACAGGGACTACAGTGAATAGTTTCCAGAATGAACTCATATCTGTAAGATTCGGTAACAATCTAGGCATCATTATACTTCCATCTATCAACTTGACAGCTGTTATTCCCATAGTGATTACAAGAAACACAACTGCTAGAGCAACGGATAAAGCAGAGGTGAAACTTAATgaatctgcaaaaaaaaatagcatgaTCAATATCAGAATCACAAATTTTTAGCACATGAAACTTCAGAATATGGTAACAGAAACTAGAAAAAGTAAAGCATCAATCTTTTCCAATTAAGACATAATACTACTAACCGATCCTTTTGAAACAGGCAAGCGGAGAAAATACAGCTAGTGTTGTGACAATAAGGACACAGGTTCTTGCAGTCCACCAATGTTGTCCAAA
The DNA window shown above is from Euphorbia lathyris chromosome 1, ddEupLath1.1, whole genome shotgun sequence and carries:
- the LOC136207594 gene encoding amino acid transporter AVT6A-like yields the protein MTIANQAPKKERKSRRSKSVNENAPLLPKKHEEDGSFDEFDGASFTGAVFNLSTTIVGAGIMALPATLKELGLGLGIAMIIFMAFLTEASIEMLLRFSRAGKSASYGGLMGDAFGKYGRILMQVAVLVNNIGVLIVYMIIIGDVLSGTSSSGVHHAGVLEAWFGQHWWTARTCVLIVTTLAVFSPLACFKRIDSLSFTSALSVALAVVFLVITMGITAVKLIDGSIMMPRLLPNLTDMSSFWKLFTVVPVLVTAYICHYNVHSIDNELEDSTQIQSVVRTSLALCSSVYIMTSIFGFLLFGDGTLDDVLANFDTDLRIPFGSLLNDAVRVSYAAHLMLVFPVVFFPLRLNLDGLLFPSARPLSQENMRFASITIALISVIFLGANFIPSIWDAFQFTGATAAVCLGFIFPASIALRDRHNIATKKDKILSIFMIVLAVFSNAVAIYSDAYALIKKSSSPRE